A window of Streptomyces sp. SAI-127 contains these coding sequences:
- a CDS encoding fructosamine kinase family protein, with translation MYDDSDGPGAAAARLTGRTATQERPLSGGLAEVVLDDGRTVMVKRADSLEEARAEAAGLRWLAGTGPVRVPIVYGQDGHWLVTDLIARGRPNREAALDLGRALAGLHLAGAPAFGSAPPGGPRDAYIGRAPMRNVEGDEWPEWYAEHRVLPYLRTAVDDGTMTLSEAGLIERLCARLPGLAGPAEPPARLHGDLWNGNVLWGADGHAWLIDPAAHGGHRETDLAMLHLFGCPHLDEVLRGYEQVTPLADGWSDRIGLHQLFPLLVHAVLFGRGYAEQALSTAKAALER, from the coding sequence GTGTACGACGACAGCGACGGCCCGGGTGCGGCGGCGGCGCGGCTCACCGGCCGTACGGCGACGCAGGAGCGCCCGCTGTCCGGCGGGCTGGCCGAGGTGGTCCTCGACGACGGCCGGACGGTGATGGTCAAGCGCGCCGACAGTCTCGAGGAGGCCCGGGCGGAGGCGGCGGGGCTGCGCTGGCTGGCCGGAACCGGCCCGGTCCGGGTGCCGATCGTGTACGGCCAGGACGGCCACTGGCTGGTGACCGACCTGATCGCGCGGGGGCGGCCGAACCGGGAGGCGGCGCTCGACCTGGGCCGGGCGCTGGCCGGCTTGCACCTCGCCGGGGCGCCCGCCTTCGGCTCGGCGCCGCCCGGTGGCCCACGGGACGCGTACATCGGGCGAGCCCCGATGCGGAACGTCGAAGGCGACGAGTGGCCCGAGTGGTACGCCGAGCACCGGGTGCTGCCGTATCTGCGGACCGCGGTGGACGACGGCACGATGACGCTCTCGGAGGCCGGGCTGATCGAGCGGCTCTGCGCGCGGCTGCCCGGTCTGGCGGGCCCCGCCGAGCCCCCGGCCCGGCTGCACGGCGACCTCTGGAACGGCAACGTGCTGTGGGGCGCCGACGGCCACGCCTGGCTGATCGACCCCGCCGCTCACGGCGGCCACCGCGAGACCGACCTCGCGATGCTCCACCTCTTCGGCTGCCCGCACCTGGACGAGGTGCTGCGCGGCTACGAACAGGTGACACCGCTCGCCGACGGCTGGTCCGACCGCATCGGGCTCCACCAGCTGTTCCCCCTGCTGGTGCACGCCGTGCTGTTCGGACGGGGATACGCGGAACAGGCACTCAGCACGGCGAAGGCGGCCCTGGAACGGTGA
- a CDS encoding sugar ABC transporter substrate-binding protein has product MGDRRRRRRLAAAATVAGLMFGTAACGSGSDSAGSSDPNTLEVWTRSNPDSAATYDRVFAAFTKKTGIKIDYQPVINFDQQLQSRASTKDLPDVMINDTALMGSYQSQGLLKPIDPASIAGGDRITDKSWSSTVGIDGKHYGIPYSRQAQALMIRTDWLKKLGLKAPTTWQEMLSVAKAFATEDPDGDGKADTYGIVAPASAQNGYAAWWGASFLWQGGAQIIAPDGKGTYTPAMDSAAAINAVTWMKDNLFCGKKGVVQPGAITAVTATATNFQDGNAGMYMTGPYNITTFDATPGKDKYEVVPAPAGPAGGDVLADGENVYLGAKTGKDRQELALASFLVSAEGQKIAMTSVDGHQPVVRIPVNSTLDAAKVRNDARWSVVQKAYEDASEQFPNAPDFAPIKQDTADALNAIFTYCGGDVRSQLKELNDTLAGDLKDQDLLK; this is encoded by the coding sequence ATGGGCGATCGCCGACGACGACGCCGCCTGGCCGCGGCGGCCACCGTCGCGGGATTGATGTTCGGAACGGCCGCCTGTGGCTCCGGCTCCGACAGCGCGGGCAGCAGCGATCCGAACACGCTGGAGGTCTGGACCCGGAGCAATCCGGACTCGGCCGCCACCTACGACCGGGTCTTCGCCGCCTTCACCAAGAAGACCGGCATCAAGATCGACTACCAGCCGGTCATCAACTTCGACCAGCAGCTCCAGAGCCGGGCGTCCACCAAGGACCTGCCGGACGTCATGATCAACGACACGGCGCTGATGGGCAGTTACCAGAGCCAGGGCCTGCTCAAGCCGATCGACCCCGCCTCGATCGCGGGCGGTGACCGGATCACCGACAAGTCCTGGTCCTCCACGGTCGGCATCGACGGTAAGCACTACGGCATCCCGTACTCCCGTCAGGCACAGGCCCTGATGATCAGGACCGACTGGCTGAAGAAGCTCGGGCTGAAGGCGCCGACGACCTGGCAGGAGATGCTCTCCGTCGCCAAGGCCTTCGCCACCGAGGACCCGGACGGCGACGGCAAGGCCGACACCTACGGCATCGTCGCCCCGGCCAGCGCCCAGAACGGCTACGCCGCCTGGTGGGGCGCGAGCTTCCTGTGGCAGGGCGGCGCGCAGATCATCGCGCCGGACGGCAAGGGCACGTACACCCCGGCCATGGACTCGGCCGCCGCGATCAACGCCGTGACCTGGATGAAGGACAACCTCTTCTGCGGCAAGAAGGGTGTCGTCCAGCCCGGCGCGATCACCGCCGTCACGGCGACGGCCACCAACTTCCAGGACGGCAACGCCGGGATGTACATGACCGGGCCGTACAACATCACCACCTTCGACGCCACGCCCGGCAAGGACAAGTACGAGGTCGTCCCCGCCCCCGCCGGCCCGGCCGGCGGCGATGTGCTGGCCGACGGCGAGAACGTCTACCTCGGCGCCAAGACCGGCAAGGACCGACAGGAGCTGGCGCTGGCCTCGTTCCTGGTCTCGGCCGAGGGCCAGAAGATCGCCATGACCAGCGTCGACGGCCACCAGCCCGTCGTCCGTATCCCCGTGAACTCCACGCTGGACGCGGCGAAGGTCAGGAACGACGCCCGCTGGAGTGTCGTACAGAAGGCCTACGAGGACGCCTCCGAGCAGTTCCCGAACGCGCCGGACTTCGCCCCGATCAAGCAGGACACCGCCGACGCGCTGAACGCGATCTTCACGTACTGCGGCGGTGACGTCCGCTCGCAGCTCAAGGAGCTGAACGACACCCTCGCCGGTGACCTCAAGGACCAGGACCTGCTGAAATGA
- a CDS encoding DUF5997 family protein: MKSHQSTQTMKPATAAKKLGVYLPATPSEFQEGVVSRAELNELQANPPQWLQDLRQNGPHPRPVVAARLGVSIAGLARGGVTEALTTEQIEALRQDSPDWLEKERATQAEVRKEAARIKEKKQGQES; the protein is encoded by the coding sequence ATGAAGTCGCACCAGAGCACCCAGACGATGAAGCCCGCGACCGCGGCGAAGAAGCTGGGTGTGTACCTCCCCGCCACCCCCTCGGAGTTCCAGGAGGGCGTGGTCTCGCGCGCCGAGCTGAACGAACTTCAGGCCAATCCGCCGCAATGGCTCCAGGACCTGCGCCAGAACGGCCCGCACCCCCGCCCGGTCGTCGCGGCCAGGCTGGGCGTCTCCATCGCGGGCCTCGCACGCGGCGGGGTCACCGAAGCCCTCACCACCGAGCAGATCGAGGCGCTGCGGCAGGACAGTCCCGACTGGCTGGAGAAGGAGCGCGCCACGCAGGCGGAGGTCCGCAAGGAGGCGGCGCGCATCAAGGAGAAGAAGCAGGGCCAGGAGTCCTGA
- a CDS encoding sugar ABC transporter permease, giving the protein MTATVTAPAAREGTGRRAFDKKAVVPWLFLAPGLLLALVFKFWPMAKGIWLSFFDVRPFLGDKWIGLENYGRVLTDHRFQDAIGHTLILGIGQSVGAILLGFALALLLEGQARSLKFLRTAVFLPAVTATAVVGELWRLMYYPTSDGLLNSGLHFFGLGTVQFLDNPDIALYSTMVMGIWIWAPYNMVIFLAGLAGVDRSLYEAAAMDGVSLWQRLRHVTLPAIRPALMIVLTLATIRGLRVFTEVYVLTGGGPAGSTDVWMTRAYTLGFTRNDIGGASAASVVLLCVTLLLTVLVNNLRKRGEAR; this is encoded by the coding sequence ATGACCGCAACCGTTACCGCTCCCGCGGCGCGCGAAGGCACGGGCAGGAGGGCCTTCGACAAGAAGGCCGTCGTCCCCTGGCTCTTCCTGGCTCCGGGTCTGCTGCTCGCCCTCGTCTTCAAGTTCTGGCCGATGGCCAAGGGCATCTGGCTCAGCTTCTTCGACGTCAGGCCCTTCCTCGGCGACAAGTGGATCGGCCTCGAGAACTACGGCCGGGTCCTGACCGACCACCGCTTCCAGGACGCCATCGGGCACACCCTGATCCTGGGCATCGGCCAGTCGGTCGGCGCGATCCTGCTCGGGTTCGCCCTCGCGCTGCTCCTCGAGGGCCAGGCCCGCTCGCTGAAGTTCCTCCGTACCGCGGTCTTCCTGCCCGCCGTCACGGCCACCGCGGTGGTCGGCGAACTGTGGCGGCTGATGTACTACCCGACCTCCGACGGCCTGCTCAACAGCGGCCTGCACTTCTTCGGACTCGGGACCGTCCAGTTCCTCGACAACCCCGACATCGCGCTGTACTCGACGATGGTGATGGGCATCTGGATCTGGGCGCCGTACAACATGGTGATCTTCCTCGCCGGTCTCGCGGGCGTGGACCGCTCGCTGTACGAGGCGGCGGCGATGGACGGTGTCTCGCTGTGGCAGCGGCTGCGTCACGTCACGCTTCCCGCGATCCGCCCGGCGCTCATGATCGTGCTCACGCTCGCCACCATCCGCGGACTGCGCGTGTTCACCGAGGTCTACGTCCTCACCGGCGGCGGCCCCGCCGGGTCCACCGACGTCTGGATGACCCGCGCCTACACCCTGGGCTTCACCCGCAACGACATCGGCGGCGCCTCGGCGGCCTCGGTCGTCCTGCTCTGCGTGACGCTGCTGCTCACCGTCCTGGTCAACAACCTCCGCAAGAGGGGAGAAGCGCGATGA
- a CDS encoding carbohydrate ABC transporter permease, translated as MSAPVIDPVRPAAPDTPAGRTTKAQRTTPARFDTAVGWNDRPGLAWALRILLCLIALAVFAAPFLTIFSGAFTTNPSGSSLSFLPHDSTLLNFRVAGERGIWDYLGNSLVIAGGGLLLQLVVCTLAAYALARHRFRGQALIMMLFMMTLMLPEEVIAIPLSLVLGDVPVVHLDLKGTVWGVILPLGAWGFSVMMLTEFMRDIPAEIEEAARLDGVGELRMLWQIILPLCKPALGVAGVLGFIMIWDQYLLPLIASKDPTDYTVTVALSILRTDPEVGSGVVLAGAVIALIPSLIVYLLLQRSLVTGIAAGATKG; from the coding sequence ATGAGCGCCCCCGTCATCGACCCCGTCCGGCCGGCGGCACCTGACACCCCGGCCGGACGGACCACCAAGGCGCAGCGGACCACCCCGGCCCGCTTCGACACCGCCGTCGGCTGGAACGACCGGCCCGGACTCGCCTGGGCCCTGCGCATCCTGCTCTGTCTGATCGCCCTCGCCGTCTTCGCGGCGCCGTTCCTGACGATCTTCTCGGGCGCCTTCACCACCAACCCCAGCGGATCCTCGCTGTCGTTCCTGCCGCACGACAGCACCCTGCTGAACTTCAGGGTGGCGGGCGAACGCGGCATCTGGGACTACCTCGGCAACTCCCTGGTCATCGCGGGCGGCGGACTGCTGCTCCAGCTCGTGGTGTGCACGCTGGCGGCCTACGCGCTGGCGCGGCACCGGTTCCGTGGCCAGGCGCTGATCATGATGCTGTTCATGATGACGCTGATGCTGCCCGAGGAGGTCATCGCGATCCCCCTGTCCCTGGTCCTCGGTGACGTCCCGGTGGTCCACCTGGACCTGAAGGGCACGGTCTGGGGTGTCATCCTGCCGCTGGGCGCCTGGGGCTTCTCGGTGATGATGCTGACCGAGTTCATGCGGGACATCCCCGCCGAGATCGAGGAGGCGGCCCGCCTCGACGGCGTCGGCGAACTGCGGATGCTGTGGCAGATCATCCTGCCGCTGTGCAAGCCCGCGCTGGGCGTGGCCGGGGTGCTCGGCTTCATCATGATCTGGGACCAGTACCTGCTGCCCCTGATCGCCTCCAAGGACCCCACCGACTACACGGTCACCGTCGCCCTGTCCATCCTGCGCACGGACCCCGAGGTCGGCTCCGGGGTGGTCCTGGCCGGTGCGGTCATCGCCCTCATCCCCAGCCTGATCGTCTATCTGCTCCTCCAGCGCTCCCTGGTCACCGGCATCGCCGCCGGTGCCACGAAGGGCTGA